The Pseudomonadota bacterium DNA segment TGCAGAGGTTATATGGCACCCCTTTACTCAAAGCGGAATGGGGGTAACGCCTCTTTCCGTTGTGGCAGCTGAGGGAAGTAATCTTATACTGGAAGATGGGCGTAAGATTATAGATGGAATCTCATCATGGTGGTGCAATACGCACGGACACGGTCATCCGGAGCTGGTGAAGGCGGCTGCAAAGCAGTTCGCCACGTTAGACCACGTTATGTTTGCTGGCTTTACGCATGAGCCCGCAGTTGCATTAGCAGAGGCACTACTTAAGGTCTTACCGCAGGGCTTTGCAAAGATTTTCTTCTCCGATAACGGTTCAACGGCGTGTGAGGTGGCGCTTAAGCTAGCTCTTCAATTCTGGAGTAATCAGGGCCTCTCTAAGAGGAGACGTATTATAGCGCTTGATGGTGGCTATCATGGAGACACCTTTGGTGCCATGGCAGTCGGTGCACGAGGGCCATTTTCGGCGCCATTTGATTCGATGTTATTTGAGGTTGAGAGGGTTTCCATTGATGGCGGTGAGGCGGCCTTGGCGCATATGCGTAGTCTTTGTGAGAGTGAAGAGATAGCTGCTTTTATCTTTGAGCCGCTCGTTCAGGGGGCGGGTGGAATGCGGATGTACGATGCGGCGCTGCTTGATAGTTACATGGCGATTGCGCACGAGTACGGGGTGCTTTCTATCGCAGATGAGGTTATGACCGGATTTGGGCGAACTGGGGCGCTCTTTGCGAGTGAGTCTCTGCTGCTGTCTCCTGATATTATCTGTCTTTCTAAGGGGCTTACCGCAGGAAGTTTACCCCTTGCGGTAACGGTATGTACGCAGGAGATATTTGAGCGTTTTATATCAAGTGACCATTCGCGTACCTTCTTTCATGGGCATACTTATACGGCCAATCCGATCGCTTGCGCCGTGGCCCTAGTAGCGCTCAATCTTACCGTAGCACCTGAGTGCGAGGCAGCACGTAAACGTATAGAGCATCTGCACCGAGAGGCGGCTGAGGAGCTCTCGAGGATAGGATACATAGAAAATGCTAGGGTATGCGGAACAATTTTAGCCTTTGATTTAAACATGGGCGATGTGCCCGGGTATATGAGCAACATAGCGCGTCAGGCCTTCCAGTTTTTTATTGAGCGTGGTTTGTTAATTAGACCACTTGGGAACGTTGTCTACTGTATGCCGCCGTACTGCATAACTGAAGGTGAGCTTGCAATGGTGTACCAGGCTATG contains these protein-coding regions:
- the bioA gene encoding adenosylmethionine--8-amino-7-oxononanoate transaminase, yielding MSSLRERDAEVIWHPFTQSGMGVTPLSVVAAEGSNLILEDGRKIIDGISSWWCNTHGHGHPELVKAAAKQFATLDHVMFAGFTHEPAVALAEALLKVLPQGFAKIFFSDNGSTACEVALKLALQFWSNQGLSKRRRIIALDGGYHGDTFGAMAVGARGPFSAPFDSMLFEVERVSIDGGEAALAHMRSLCESEEIAAFIFEPLVQGAGGMRMYDAALLDSYMAIAHEYGVLSIADEVMTGFGRTGALFASESLLLSPDIICLSKGLTAGSLPLAVTVCTQEIFERFISSDHSRTFFHGHTYTANPIACAVALVALNLTVAPECEAARKRIEHLHREAAEELSRIGYIENARVCGTILAFDLNMGDVPGYMSNIARQAFQFFIERGLLIRPLGNVVYCMPPYCITEGELAMVYQAMKDFQLS